The following proteins are co-located in the Desulfovibrio legallii genome:
- a CDS encoding PSP1 domain-containing protein, with protein sequence MSSPVYGVRSRPLGQTSYYQGPFELKAGDYVLVAAEQGSALGRVVSGPAELPEGRSDEDLPQILRQASPEDICQGEENDRLAAEATAFCRRCIRERRMDMKLVDVEVFFDRSKLIFYFTAPARIDFRDLVKDLVREYRARIELRQIGVRHETQMVGAVGNCGMVCCCRRYLRKFAPVTIRMAKEQNLFLNPAKISGICGRLLCCLAYEQENYDNFHRHCPRLGKRYQTDKGPMKVLRANLFRNSIAVLTESGEEQEIHLDEWQALSPFRPEAPQNAAAQGRQPARPPQGDGLLVVSVSPETVDSVDHDFAPEGAECAPAATGDTSAAGDPAQAGVGKPRRKRRRKPQTSEADQ encoded by the coding sequence ATGTCCTCGCCCGTGTATGGCGTCCGCTCCCGCCCTTTGGGGCAGACCAGTTACTATCAGGGGCCGTTTGAGCTCAAGGCGGGAGACTACGTGCTTGTTGCTGCGGAACAGGGTTCAGCTCTGGGCCGCGTGGTTTCCGGCCCGGCAGAACTGCCGGAAGGGCGGAGCGACGAAGATCTGCCGCAGATTCTGCGTCAAGCCAGCCCGGAAGATATCTGCCAGGGGGAGGAGAATGACCGTCTGGCCGCTGAAGCCACGGCCTTTTGCCGCCGCTGTATCCGTGAACGCCGCATGGATATGAAGCTGGTAGATGTGGAAGTTTTTTTTGACCGCAGCAAGCTGATTTTTTACTTCACCGCGCCCGCCCGCATTGACTTCCGCGACCTGGTCAAGGATCTGGTGCGCGAATACCGGGCGCGTATTGAGCTGCGCCAGATCGGCGTGCGCCACGAAACCCAGATGGTGGGGGCCGTGGGCAACTGCGGCATGGTCTGCTGCTGCCGCCGCTACCTGCGCAAGTTCGCCCCTGTGACTATCCGTATGGCCAAGGAACAAAACCTTTTTCTGAACCCCGCAAAAATTTCCGGGATCTGCGGTCGCCTGCTCTGCTGCCTGGCCTATGAGCAGGAAAATTACGACAATTTCCATCGCCATTGTCCCCGTCTGGGCAAACGCTATCAGACGGATAAGGGCCCCATGAAGGTCTTGCGGGCCAACCTGTTCCGCAATTCCATAGCGGTGCTGACAGAAAGCGGCGAGGAGCAGGAAATTCATCTGGATGAATGGCAGGCCCTTTCTCCTTTCCGTCCCGAAGCGCCGCAGAATGCCGCCGCGCAGGGGCGACAGCCCGCCAGGCCGCCGCAGGGCGACGGTTTGCTGGTGGTTTCCGTTTCTCCGGAAACTGTGGACAGCGTGGACCATGACTTTGCGCCTGAAGGAGCGGAGTGCGCCCCTGCCGCAACGGGCGACACAAGCGCTGCAGGCGATCCGGCCCAGGCCGGGGTCGGCAAGCCGCGTCGCAAACGCCGCCGTAAACCGCAAACCTCTGAAGCAGATCAATGA
- the metG gene encoding methionine--tRNA ligase, producing the protein MNSYFITTPIYYVNARPHLGHAYTTVVADAMARYHKLLGEDTLFLTGTDEHGDKIVQAAEKLGKTPKEFVDDISGRFQALWPHLDIANDRFVRTTDPQHMAAVQTFLQRVYDRGDIYFGEFGGHYCYGCERFYTEKELENGLCPQHLTKPEYISEKNYFFRMSKYLPWLKQHIEENPSFIRPERYRSEVLAMLESGALEDLCISRPKSRLTWGIELPFDKDYVCYVWFDALLNYISALGWPDGADYPRYWPGEHLVAKDILKPHAVFWPTMLKAAGLPLYRHLNVHGYWLVRDTKMSKSLGNVVEPEAMSARFGADAFRYFLLREMHFGSDASFSDEALTGRINADLANDLGNLFSRVLSMSGKYFGSVVPRPAAFQEADLAVVELCATAMRNFTQLFGNVQFAQGLESLWELVRALNKYVDVQAPWTLYKQGNMERLGTVMYVLLSAMRKTALCLWPVMPTAAARMLEQLGQTVPPKAPPVPRLEDEVDTFDGLAPGTTLAATSNLFPRIEVKKDAQAPTDKKSTAKAVQETKKPADKKTPATVATGTDGAGKELVEFSRFQALDLRVGTVLRAEKHPNADRILKLEIDFGEAEPRQILSGLAAHYAPEALVGRQVCAILNLPPRTIRGLVSQGMVLTAGDDATLALLSVDKPVPNGGRIA; encoded by the coding sequence GTGAACAGCTATTTCATCACCACGCCCATTTACTACGTCAATGCCCGCCCCCATCTGGGGCACGCCTATACCACGGTGGTGGCCGACGCCATGGCCCGCTACCACAAACTGCTGGGCGAGGACACGCTCTTTCTTACCGGCACAGACGAGCACGGCGACAAGATCGTGCAGGCGGCGGAAAAGCTGGGCAAAACGCCCAAGGAGTTTGTAGACGACATCAGCGGCCGCTTCCAGGCCCTCTGGCCCCACCTGGATATAGCCAACGACCGCTTTGTGCGCACCACAGACCCGCAGCACATGGCTGCGGTACAGACCTTTCTGCAACGGGTTTACGACCGGGGCGACATTTACTTCGGCGAGTTCGGCGGGCACTACTGCTACGGCTGCGAACGCTTTTATACGGAAAAAGAGCTGGAAAACGGCCTCTGTCCTCAGCATTTGACCAAGCCGGAATACATCAGCGAAAAAAATTATTTTTTCCGCATGTCCAAGTATCTGCCCTGGCTCAAACAGCACATTGAGGAGAACCCCTCCTTTATCCGGCCGGAGCGCTACCGCTCTGAAGTGCTGGCCATGCTGGAATCAGGCGCGCTGGAAGACCTTTGCATCTCGCGGCCCAAATCGCGCCTGACCTGGGGCATAGAGCTGCCCTTTGACAAGGACTACGTCTGTTACGTCTGGTTTGACGCCCTGCTCAACTACATCAGCGCTCTGGGCTGGCCCGACGGCGCAGACTACCCCCGCTACTGGCCCGGCGAACATCTGGTGGCCAAGGATATTCTCAAACCCCACGCCGTGTTCTGGCCCACCATGCTCAAGGCCGCCGGCCTGCCTCTCTACCGCCACCTCAACGTGCACGGCTATTGGCTGGTGCGCGACACCAAGATGTCAAAATCCCTGGGCAATGTGGTGGAGCCGGAGGCCATGAGCGCACGCTTCGGCGCAGACGCTTTCCGCTACTTTCTGCTGCGTGAAATGCACTTCGGTTCCGACGCCAGCTTCAGCGATGAGGCCCTTACAGGCCGTATCAATGCAGACCTGGCCAACGACCTGGGCAACCTCTTCAGCCGGGTGCTGTCCATGAGCGGCAAATATTTTGGCAGCGTCGTGCCCCGCCCCGCGGCTTTTCAGGAGGCGGATCTGGCCGTTGTGGAGCTCTGCGCCACGGCCATGCGGAATTTTACGCAGCTTTTCGGCAACGTGCAGTTTGCGCAGGGGCTGGAATCCTTGTGGGAACTGGTGCGCGCCTTGAACAAATATGTAGATGTTCAGGCCCCCTGGACTCTGTACAAGCAGGGTAATATGGAGCGGCTCGGTACGGTGATGTATGTGCTGCTTTCGGCCATGCGCAAGACGGCCCTCTGCCTCTGGCCGGTCATGCCCACGGCTGCGGCCCGCATGCTGGAGCAGCTGGGGCAGACGGTGCCGCCCAAAGCGCCTCCCGTGCCCCGGCTGGAAGACGAGGTGGACACTTTTGACGGGCTCGCGCCGGGCACAACCCTGGCGGCGACCTCCAACCTCTTTCCGCGCATCGAGGTCAAAAAGGACGCGCAAGCGCCTACCGACAAAAAAAGTACAGCCAAAGCCGTGCAGGAGACTAAAAAGCCTGCCGACAAAAAAACTCCGGCCACTGTGGCGACCGGAACGGACGGGGCGGGAAAAGAGCTGGTGGAATTCAGCCGGTTTCAGGCTCTGGACCTGCGGGTAGGCACGGTGCTGCGGGCGGAAAAACACCCCAACGCCGACCGCATCCTGAAACTGGAAATAGACTTCGGCGAAGCCGAGCCCCGGCAGATACTCTCCGGCCTGGCGGCGCATTATGCGCCTGAAGCCTTGGTGGGCCGTCAGGTCTGCGCCATCCTCAATCTGCCGCCGCGCACCATCCGTGGGCTGGTTTCTCAGGGAATGGTGCTGACGGCTGGAGACGACGCGACGCTGGCCCTGCTCAGCGTGGATAAGCCCGTGCCCAACGGCGGGCGGATTGCGTAA
- a CDS encoding ATP-dependent 6-phosphofructokinase, whose translation MTSPEAAVLQTEIRTLGPCKLDSALPYRTWADDKIVRIFVDEELSDEAATPFGVCLEAAGPRKKLYFDPTRAKCAIVTCGGLCPGINDVIRAIVMEAFHAYHVPSVLGIPYGLEGFIPNYGHTPLELTPAVVADIHRFGGTMLGSSRGPQAPEEIVDTLERSNVNALFVIGGDGTMKAAQAISAEVQTRGLRIAVIGIPKTIDNDINFIPQSFGFETAAFKATEAIECAHTEACGVPNGIGLVKLMGRESGFIAARAALALKEVNFVLIPEAPFALEGQGGLLPALEERLRRRGHAVIVAAEGAGQHLLDQQSGTDASGNPVLGDVATLLRGAMTKYLNARGLEHSIKYIDPSYIIRSVPANANDKVYCGFLGQYAVHAAMAGRTDMVVGKIQDRYVHLPLELVTRKRRKLNIYSDLWRAVLESTGQGTLAGMLPPL comes from the coding sequence ATGACGTCCCCTGAAGCCGCCGTCCTGCAGACGGAAATCCGCACCCTGGGCCCCTGCAAACTGGATTCCGCCTTACCCTACCGCACCTGGGCCGATGACAAAATCGTGCGGATTTTTGTGGATGAGGAACTTTCCGATGAAGCCGCGACCCCTTTCGGCGTCTGTCTGGAGGCCGCAGGCCCGCGCAAAAAGCTCTACTTTGACCCCACCAGGGCAAAATGCGCCATCGTCACCTGCGGCGGTCTCTGTCCGGGCATCAACGACGTCATCCGGGCCATTGTTATGGAGGCCTTTCACGCCTACCATGTGCCCTCGGTGCTGGGCATTCCCTACGGGCTGGAGGGCTTTATCCCTAACTACGGCCACACTCCCCTGGAGCTGACCCCCGCCGTTGTGGCGGACATTCACCGTTTTGGCGGCACTATGCTGGGGTCTTCGCGCGGGCCGCAGGCGCCCGAAGAAATCGTGGACACTCTGGAACGCAGCAACGTCAACGCATTGTTCGTCATCGGCGGCGACGGCACCATGAAGGCCGCCCAGGCCATCAGCGCCGAAGTGCAGACCCGCGGCCTCAGAATTGCCGTCATCGGCATCCCCAAAACCATTGACAACGACATTAACTTCATCCCCCAGTCCTTTGGCTTTGAAACCGCCGCCTTCAAGGCCACAGAGGCCATTGAATGCGCCCATACTGAAGCCTGCGGCGTGCCCAACGGCATTGGTCTGGTCAAACTCATGGGGCGGGAGTCGGGCTTCATCGCCGCACGCGCGGCCCTTGCCCTGAAGGAAGTAAACTTCGTCCTCATCCCTGAAGCTCCCTTTGCCCTTGAAGGACAAGGCGGCCTGCTGCCCGCGCTGGAAGAACGCCTGCGTCGGCGCGGCCACGCCGTCATTGTGGCCGCCGAAGGGGCCGGGCAGCACCTGCTGGACCAGCAGTCCGGCACAGACGCCTCGGGCAACCCCGTGCTGGGCGACGTGGCCACCCTGCTGCGCGGCGCCATGACCAAATACCTGAACGCGCGCGGCCTGGAGCACTCCATCAAATACATTGACCCCAGCTACATTATCCGCTCCGTGCCGGCCAACGCCAACGACAAGGTCTACTGCGGCTTTTTGGGCCAGTACGCCGTGCACGCGGCCATGGCCGGCCGCACAGACATGGTGGTGGGCAAAATTCAGGACCGCTATGTGCATCTGCCGCTGGAGCTGGTCACCCGCAAGCGGCGCAAACTCAACATTTATTCCGATCTCTGGCGGGCCGTGCTGGAATCCACCGGGCAAGGCACGTTGGCGGGCATGCTGCCGCCCCTGTAA
- a CDS encoding UvrD-helicase domain-containing protein encodes MDVRPRSRQLRQIKASAGSGKTFELTRCFLQHVVACGAPAPATGVCALSAAGPTGWGDVLAVTFTNAAAAEMRERVVRQLKNAALGHPPEGLPLAADEAGRWVTAIMRDMGALQIRTIDSLLHSIVRAAALDLGLHPEFQPVFASEEALTPYLDLLLEEARRQNPAMLELLRQVCHALVWHGNSRGFLAGEKILGQLRPFMDKALLGELEDVSPPAALEQRWTTLLLAARSAGQALLEAAEAASLTWKKQAYAAVESMAAGTVKDSAFFKKPEAADLFTKHQTVPAAVAASFTRCAAAAGTWLEEAPLLQLGLRYAPAVELARTLAEAFRSNQAEEGHLPGLLIPHLAADLLRAEHGVPDALCRLGARLTHFLVDEFQDTSAEQWRALRPLVLEALSRGGSLTWVGDVKQSIYGWRGGDPDLFDAVLGDASLTALVPEGERVTLPHNWRSRREVVQHNNLLFTPLENRETALRVLTALLPGTSPTEGLPQAAAKLAQAFAGAAQQSPPQGKPGGLVQVDVLEAENVEALTAATLERLGNLLEEDIGPTRPWSDVLVLVRSNRMAAIVADTLLGRGIPVITENSLRLAGHPLVAQTAALLSFLDNPEDDIAFLTVVTGVLFHDHPEAAPLAEEDLHGWCAGGPRGGPLYRLFRQRWPQVWQALLEPFFNQSGLMTPYDLTQEWFSRLEAARRFPEAEAFLRRFMEVLHSAEEKGLSTLPTFLEHWRDKGDAERVPMPEQMDAVRIMTIHKSKGLEAPVVVVPWTDFRLRVHPDPRTVTLGGLRYVVGNARALNAPYFAELVRQARECLHLLYVAFTRARDALYVFRGAPVGGQKSACDALDVLWEAAGLQPPYTLGALPEPLVDAPVAAQTDMTTADVAPTAGGYAQATASSPTSDSEADAVDHRPRAGAGAKDGPAMDRFAAGKGPSVPAAQPAASHSADPDAAPWRPMQWLPRLKIYRNPLAGMAFRAEDRGTLLHACLERLRPTGQPEADARAALEYGLRQYALPVPQDAGFREELAASLAWLAAQPQAASWLAHGLPEHSLLDGQGNLLRVDLLVPEAWGSLVLDYKSGQAREEHVAQVRTYLRCLHAPGTTSREARALLVYLDLRRFRLVTDTVVSPLQEHCDGLLPPEDALA; translated from the coding sequence ATGGACGTTCGGCCCCGTTCGCGGCAGTTACGCCAGATCAAGGCTTCGGCCGGGTCCGGCAAAACCTTTGAGCTGACGCGCTGCTTTTTGCAGCACGTGGTGGCCTGCGGCGCGCCCGCACCCGCCACGGGCGTCTGCGCCCTGAGTGCGGCCGGCCCCACTGGCTGGGGCGACGTCCTGGCCGTCACCTTCACCAACGCCGCCGCCGCCGAAATGCGCGAGCGCGTGGTGCGCCAGTTAAAAAACGCCGCCCTGGGCCATCCGCCCGAAGGTCTGCCCCTGGCCGCGGACGAGGCCGGCCGCTGGGTCACAGCCATCATGCGGGACATGGGCGCGCTGCAGATACGCACTATCGACAGCCTGCTGCACAGCATTGTCCGCGCGGCGGCTCTGGACCTGGGCCTGCACCCGGAGTTTCAGCCCGTGTTCGCCAGCGAGGAGGCTCTGACGCCCTACCTGGACCTACTGCTGGAAGAAGCCCGGCGGCAGAACCCGGCCATGCTTGAGCTGCTGCGGCAGGTCTGTCACGCCCTGGTCTGGCACGGCAACAGCCGGGGTTTTCTGGCTGGAGAAAAAATCCTGGGGCAACTGCGTCCCTTTATGGATAAAGCGCTTTTGGGCGAGCTGGAGGACGTTTCTCCACCGGCCGCGCTGGAACAGCGCTGGACCACCCTCCTGCTGGCGGCGCGCTCCGCCGGACAGGCCCTTCTGGAGGCGGCCGAGGCCGCAAGTCTGACCTGGAAAAAACAGGCCTATGCCGCTGTGGAAAGCATGGCCGCAGGCACTGTGAAGGATTCGGCTTTTTTTAAAAAGCCTGAAGCCGCCGATCTGTTCACCAAACATCAGACCGTTCCCGCCGCCGTGGCGGCATCCTTTACCCGCTGCGCGGCCGCCGCCGGAACATGGCTGGAGGAGGCCCCTTTGCTGCAGCTGGGCCTGCGCTACGCCCCGGCCGTGGAACTGGCCCGTACCTTGGCCGAGGCCTTTCGCAGTAATCAGGCTGAAGAAGGCCATCTGCCCGGTCTGCTTATCCCCCATCTGGCGGCGGACCTGCTGCGCGCCGAGCACGGCGTGCCGGACGCCCTCTGCCGCCTGGGCGCGCGGCTCACCCATTTTTTGGTGGACGAATTTCAGGACACCAGCGCCGAGCAGTGGCGCGCCCTGCGCCCCTTGGTGCTGGAGGCGCTCTCGCGCGGCGGTTCGCTGACCTGGGTGGGCGACGTAAAGCAGTCCATCTACGGCTGGCGCGGGGGCGACCCGGACCTGTTCGACGCCGTGCTTGGCGATGCGTCCCTGACCGCCCTGGTCCCAGAGGGGGAACGCGTCACCCTGCCCCATAACTGGCGCAGTCGGCGGGAGGTGGTGCAGCACAATAACCTGTTGTTCACCCCTCTGGAAAACCGCGAAACGGCCCTGCGCGTGCTCACGGCCCTGTTGCCCGGCACCTCGCCCACCGAGGGGCTGCCGCAGGCCGCCGCCAAACTGGCCCAGGCTTTTGCGGGCGCGGCGCAGCAAAGCCCGCCCCAGGGCAAGCCCGGCGGGCTGGTGCAAGTGGACGTGCTGGAGGCAGAAAACGTTGAGGCCCTCACAGCCGCGACCCTGGAACGCCTGGGCAACCTGCTGGAAGAAGACATCGGCCCGACGCGCCCTTGGTCGGACGTGCTGGTGCTGGTGCGCTCCAACCGCATGGCCGCCATTGTGGCGGATACCCTGCTGGGCCGGGGCATCCCGGTCATTACGGAAAACAGCCTGCGCCTCGCCGGGCATCCCCTGGTGGCGCAGACTGCGGCCCTGCTCAGCTTTCTGGACAATCCCGAAGACGATATTGCCTTCCTTACTGTTGTCACCGGCGTGCTGTTTCACGACCACCCTGAGGCCGCGCCCCTGGCGGAGGAAGATCTGCACGGCTGGTGCGCGGGCGGGCCGCGAGGCGGGCCTTTGTACCGCCTGTTCCGCCAGCGCTGGCCGCAGGTCTGGCAGGCCTTGCTGGAGCCCTTTTTTAACCAGTCCGGGCTCATGACTCCTTACGACCTGACCCAGGAATGGTTCTCCCGCCTGGAGGCGGCCCGACGCTTCCCCGAAGCCGAAGCCTTTTTGCGTCGTTTTATGGAAGTGCTGCACAGTGCCGAAGAAAAAGGCCTCTCCACCCTGCCTACCTTTCTGGAGCACTGGCGGGATAAAGGCGACGCCGAGCGGGTGCCCATGCCCGAACAAATGGACGCCGTGCGCATCATGACCATCCATAAATCCAAGGGTCTGGAAGCCCCCGTGGTGGTGGTGCCCTGGACGGACTTCCGCCTGCGGGTCCACCCCGACCCCCGCACCGTCACCCTTGGCGGCCTGCGCTATGTGGTGGGCAACGCCAGGGCCCTCAACGCTCCTTATTTTGCAGAGCTGGTCCGCCAGGCCCGCGAATGCCTGCATCTGCTCTATGTGGCCTTTACCCGCGCGCGGGATGCTCTGTACGTGTTTCGCGGCGCCCCCGTGGGCGGCCAGAAATCCGCCTGCGACGCCCTGGACGTGCTTTGGGAGGCGGCCGGTCTGCAGCCCCCCTATACCCTGGGCGCACTGCCGGAGCCCCTTGTCGACGCACCCGTAGCCGCCCAGACCGACATGACAACGGCCGATGTGGCCCCCACTGCAGGGGGCTACGCGCAGGCAACAGCGTCCTCCCCCACGTCCGACTCGGAGGCAGACGCGGTGGACCACAGGCCCCGCGCCGGCGCCGGTGCAAAGGACGGGCCCGCAATGGACAGATTTGCTGCGGGCAAGGGCCCATCCGTACCCGCCGCACAGCCTGCGGCTTCGCACAGCGCGGATCCCGACGCCGCGCCCTGGCGGCCCATGCAGTGGCTGCCGCGCCTGAAGATTTACCGCAACCCGCTGGCGGGCATGGCCTTTCGTGCGGAAGACCGGGGCACCTTGCTGCACGCCTGCCTGGAGCGTCTGCGCCCCACGGGGCAGCCGGAGGCGGACGCTCGCGCGGCCCTGGAATACGGCCTGCGCCAGTACGCCCTGCCCGTGCCCCAGGACGCGGGCTTTCGGGAGGAGCTTGCCGCCTCTCTGGCCTGGCTGGCAGCGCAACCGCAGGCTGCGAGCTGGCTTGCGCACGGTCTGCCGGAGCATTCTCTGCTGGACGGCCAGGGCAACCTGCTGCGTGTGGACCTGCTGGTGCCCGAAGCCTGGGGCAGCCTGGTCCTCGACTACAAAAGCGGTCAGGCCAGGGAAGAGCACGTGGCGCAGGTGCGCACCTATCTGCGCTGTCTGCACGCGCCGGGGACAACAAGCCGGGAAGCGCGCGCGCTGCTGGTCTATCTGGATCTGCGCCGCTTCCGCCTGGTCACGGATACGGTCGTTTCCCCTTTGCAGGAACACTGCGACGGCCTGTTGCCCCCGGAGGATGCCTTGGCATGA
- a CDS encoding HD domain-containing protein — protein MITRDSALHLLEEHRTPPALLQHALASEAILRALARHFGEDEELWGLTGLLHDLDYPATVETPERHGLDSAELLRHSLPEPALAAIRAHNGEMNGVAPQSRFDYALRCGETVTGLISAAALMRPTGLEGMEPKSIKKKMKDKAFAASVSRDNIRQCAEAGLELDAFLSLAIEAMRGIAPQLGLVKEVRP, from the coding sequence ATGATCACACGCGATTCTGCCCTGCACTTGCTGGAGGAACACCGCACCCCGCCCGCCCTGCTGCAGCACGCCCTGGCCTCGGAGGCCATTTTGCGGGCCCTGGCGCGACATTTTGGGGAAGACGAAGAGCTCTGGGGCCTCACCGGTCTGCTCCACGATCTGGACTACCCCGCCACGGTTGAAACCCCCGAACGGCACGGTCTGGACAGCGCGGAGCTTTTGCGCCACAGCCTGCCCGAACCCGCCCTTGCAGCTATTCGCGCCCATAACGGCGAGATGAACGGCGTCGCCCCCCAAAGCCGCTTTGACTACGCCCTGCGCTGCGGCGAAACGGTCACCGGGCTTATCAGCGCCGCGGCGCTCATGCGACCCACGGGGCTGGAAGGCATGGAACCCAAGAGCATCAAAAAAAAGATGAAAGACAAAGCCTTTGCCGCCAGCGTCAGCCGTGACAACATCCGCCAGTGCGCCGAAGCCGGGCTGGAACTGGACGCTTTTTTGAGCCTGGCTATTGAAGCCATGCGCGGCATTGCCCCGCAGCTGGGCCTGGTCAAGGAGGTGCGCCCATGA